One Bacteroidota bacterium genomic window, CAATTATTATCTGTGCAATCTTTTTTATTATCGGCAAAATAGGTGTTGCTCAGGACATCCACTTTTCACAGTTCACCTTAATGCCTCTGGTGATAAACCCTGCACAGGCGGGAACAACCGTATGGATGCGCGCTGCAACGGATTATCGCCAGCAATGGAAAAGCATTTCAGATCCCTACAAGACAATAGCCTTTTCATTTGATCAGAAATTAAAAAAGAGATGGGCGAGGCAGGTAGAAACAGTTTTCAGCAAAAGAAAAACATTGTTCTTTCAGAAAGTTTCTGAAACCGGATTAGGCTGGGGTGTTTTAGTTTTCAGCGACAAGGCAGGTACATCTAATATGGGAACTACTCTGGCAAATTTCTCGCTCGCATATCAGTTGAAAACCGGACAGAACACCATGTTTGCTGCAGGAATGCAGGGCGGTGTTACCCAGCGCAGCATCAACTATAGCCAGCTGAAGTGGGGCAGTCAGTGGAACGGAAGCAATTATGACCAGAATTTATCAAGCCAGGAAGATTTTTCAAACTCTAATATTGTTTATCCGGATTTTGCTTCCGGAGTAATGTGGACTTACAAAAAGAACGAGCGATACATGAGAGGAAATGA contains:
- a CDS encoding PorP/SprF family type IX secretion system membrane protein, which codes for MKKHSQFFGAHTIIICAIFFIIGKIGVAQDIHFSQFTLMPLVINPAQAGTTVWMRAATDYRQQWKSISDPYKTIAFSFDQKLKKRWARQVETVFSKRKTLFFQKVSETGLGWGVLVFSDKAGTSNMGTTLANFSLAYQLKTGQNTMFAAGMQGGVTQRSINYSQLKWGSQWNGSNYDQNLSSQEDFSNSNIVYPDFASGVMWTYKKNERYMRGNDQKDIYIGASLSHLLQPSYSFFGTDEKLYRKLIVHGYALIGIKNTNYSLTPAFMYARQGTAKEFLFGSLIRYMLKEDSRYTGYVKGAAISVGGYYRNKDAAVIAGMYEMSSYSIGISYDLNVSKLKTVSYGRGGFEITLRFLNPSPFLYSQASFK